One window of Nicotiana tomentosiformis chromosome 11, ASM39032v3, whole genome shotgun sequence genomic DNA carries:
- the LOC104102007 gene encoding uncharacterized protein, translating into MAQLSAHDLSFMFGLLDLHGMADGLGSGSPRNGDAIFLCICTRLRKSDDCGMDLCCYQRCCLCCSFMHHEASHKNEERRVHALHFILVPHSLRHYVVFLWLLQKGHLHCCK; encoded by the exons ATGGCGCAATTAAGTGCTCATGACTTGTCTTTCATGTTTGGCCTTCTTG ATCTTCACGGGATGGCTGACGGTCTTGGAAGTGGGAGCCCTAGGAATGGTGATGCTATTTTCTTATGCATTTGCACAAGGCTCAGAAAGAGTGACGATTGTGGGATGGATTTGTGCTGCTATCAACGTTGCTGTCTTTGCTGCTCCTTTATGCATCATG AGGCAAGTCATAAGAACGAAGAGCGTAGAGTTCATGCCCTTCACTTTATCCTTGTTCCTCACTCTCTGCGCCATTATGTGGTTTTTCTATGGCTTCTTCAGAAGGGACATTTACATTGCTGTAAGTGA
- the LOC117278170 gene encoding uncharacterized protein, with protein MTNDNVTSADATSSTPSRLIFHEDGYTHPCHHLYVHPSDVLGTSLVSSPFDGSCYGSWKRNVLVALSIRNKLDFINGTSQRPPEGSPLARQWQRCNNLVVSWLTNSISKEISRIVEYSEFAKDIWTELKERYGKADGAMIFELKKELAHISQGSMDIASYFNKIKQLWDEIASLSTGRVRMCTCGGKAAEDEEQKVYQFLMGLNDTYVQIRNNIIMMKPLPSIGNIYGILLSDEK; from the coding sequence ATGACAAACGATAATGTCACCAGTGCTGATGCGACTTCTTCCACTCCCTCACGCCTAATTTTCCATGAAGATGGCTATACCCATCCTTGTCACCATCTATATGTTCATCCATCAGACGTGCTAGGAACTTCCTTAGTTTCCAGTCCTTTTGATGGAAGTTGCTATGGGAGTTGGAAGCGTAATGTCCTAGTTGCTCTATCTATTCGTAACAAGCTAGACTTCATTAATGGTACTTCTCAGAGACCTCCTGAAGGCTCTCCTCTAGCCAGACAGTGGCAACGCTGCAATAACCTTGTGGTCTCTTGGCTGACTAATTCTATATCCAAAGAAATATCTAGGATTGTTGAATACTCTGAGTTTGCTAAGGATATTTGGACTGAGTTAAAAGAGAGGTATGGGAAAGCTGATGGTGCTATGATCTTTGAGCTAAAGAAGGAACTGGCTCATATTTCCCAAGGGTCCATGGACATAGCATCATACTTCAACAAAATTAAGCAACTATGGGATGAGATTGCATCTTTGTCTACTGGGAGAGTTCGAATGTGTACTTGTGGGGGTAAGGCTGCTGAAGATGAAGAACAAAAGGTCTACCAGTTCCTTATGGGATTGAATGACACTTATGTGCAAATAAGAAACAACATCATCATGATGAAGCCCTTACCTTCCATTGGTAATATATATGGGATTTTGCTATCTGATGAAAAGTAG